CCCAGCAAGCACTCAAAACAACCGCCCTAATCCTAGTGGATATACAAAACGATTTCCTGCGAACTCGGAACATTAGAAGTACCGGACGGAAATGAAAGTTGTTCCTATTGCGAATAAATTAATGCCTGCGTTCAAGCACGTGATAGCGACACAGGACTGGCATCCGGCTGACCATAAGAGCTTTGCCGCCAATCAATTTTTGGGCGAAGCCCCGGGGGCAAATCATCGAAATCAATGGATTACAAACAAATTCTCTGGCCCATTCATTGCGTACAAGGAAGCCTTGGGGCGGAATTTGTAAACGAACTGAACCAAGAAGGAATCACAAAGATATTTCCCAAAGGGACGGATAAGGAAATGGATAGTTATAGCGGGTTTTTTTGGGACAATGGTAAACGGAAATCCACAGGACTTTCAGCCTACCTGAAAAAACAAGGAATAGACACCTTATATATAAGGGGACTCGCTACGGATTATTGCGTAAAATTTACTTGTCTGGATGCAATATCCGAGGGTTTTGAAACCTATTTGATTGAGGACGGGACAAGGGGTGTGAATCTCAAGGAGGGCGATGTGGAGAAGGCGTTTCCCAGGAAATGCGGGAAGCGGGAGTTATTGTCATCCAGTCTGATGACT
The sequence above is drawn from the Penaeus monodon isolate SGIC_2016 unplaced genomic scaffold, NSTDA_Pmon_1 PmonScaffold_9568, whole genome shotgun sequence genome and encodes:
- the LOC119572085 gene encoding LOW QUALITY PROTEIN: nicotinamidase-like (The sequence of the model RefSeq protein was modified relative to this genomic sequence to represent the inferred CDS: deleted 1 base in 1 codon), with the translated sequence ILVDIQNDFLRLGTLEVPDGNERLSAYLKKQGIDTLYIRGLATDYCVKFTCLDAISEGFETYLIEDGTRGVNLKEGDVEKAFPRKCGKRELLSSSLMT